The Desulfuromonas acetoxidans DSM 684 region TGTCTTTAACAAGTTGTTTTTGCTGCTCGATATAATTTTTTTGAACCTGTTCGGCATTTCCTTTCATGCTGGCCATCGGATCCAGAATGAGAAAATAGCCAATACTGACCGCCAGAAAAATGCTGGTAAGAATGGTCGCAAACAGGTTAATCGCTGTAATTCTAAGTTTTGATCGCATCGTATATTTCACATGATATAGCAATTAAAGAGCCGACATTATACCTGTGAGAAAAATAAACAACAAGAGCATCTCTAACAAAAAAAACAATTTAAATGAGCGGGCGGAACACAAATAAATCTGCTACCGAACAACGGTTCAGCCAACAGCACCCTTTACATCCATCCTAACGCATTTATAGATAAATTCCAGAATTCCCCCTTGATATCCCCCATATGCCAACACAAATCAAGAGAAGTCATCAAACGGATATCTCTGGACAAATCAGGTTAAACAATGCCATCGTTAAAAAAAATAAACATTATTCGGGCCAACCAAAAGGAGTCTGTCCATGAAAACGCTTGTCATCCTGGCACTCGTCGTCTTGATAACCATTCCCGAATCGGCACAAAGTGAAGACAAACTTGCCATCGCTCAGCAATACATCGGAACCTTTCAAAAAAATCTGATGAAAGAACTCAAGCAAGGACTTACCCATGGCCCCACCCATGCCATCACGATCTGTCGCGACCGGGCACCACAAATCGCCGCAGAGCTATCGAACAACAGGGTCACCATCGGACGAACGACAGCCCGACTGCGTAATCCCCTCAATGACGGTCCCGAATGGACAGCCCCCTACCTCACTTACTTTAACAACCATCCTGAAGACAGGAAAACACTGTCAATCCCTCTGTCAGACGGCAAACAGGGCTACGTAAAACCAATCTATATCCAACGTCCCTGCCTGAATTGTCACGGTAAAAGCATCACACCAGAAGTCGCTGAAACACTCCAAAGCAACTACCCACGCGATCAAGCCGTTGGTTACGATCTCGGCGACTTCCGCGGAATCTTTTGGGTAGAGATCAAATAACGCCGCCACATTTTTCTGCCATAAACACCCCCGCGAGGGAAGAGTCATGACCCGCATCGTGACCTTCCCTCCCCTGCTATAATGCGTGATGGGTTGCTATTTCTCCTCTAATGCCGTATTCAGATCCACCGTCTCTGCATTCACCCACCTTTTCTAATATCTAAATATTCAGAAATAAAAGGCATTTTTTTTGCATGCTTATTATTAACTCTGTCACACGCCATAGCTATAAACAGCCGTGATAAGTGAGTAGTTATACATTTCAATGTTTTTTATATTTTGGGAGGAACGGTTAAATGGCTGAAAAATTCTTTAAATTCAGTCAGGACACGATCTGGCTGTTTTTAGCTGTCGGAATTGTACTATTTATCTCTATTCGTTATGACCTTATCGCAACCATTGCCATCCTGATCAATGATCATCGCGAATTGCGACTTCATGAAATCCTTACCGCGTTGTCATGTGCCATTGTTTTTGTTTTGATCTTTGTCTTCCGTCGATTGAAAGAGTTGGGCACTTGCCGTTGCCGCCTGCTGGACACAATCAGGGAGATCAATGCTCTTTCAACAACAGACCGACTCACCGGTCTGAATAATCGTCGTTATTTTGTCAAAATTGCCGCACGGGACGTTGGGATATCACTCCACGCAGGTGGATCGCCACTGGTCGCTATTGTTGACATTGACCACCTGACATCCTTAAACGATGCATTCGGACAAAACGTTGGTGATTATGTCTTGAAACAAATTGCAGAATTGATCTCTGACAATCTCGCAGAAACTGACCTTGCGGCGCGGTTCAGAGGACCGACATTTATTATTTTGTTAGGTGATAGTGACACCACTACAGCCGTTAAACGTTTTGATGCATTGCGTCAAAAGATTTTCGACAGTATCTTTTTTATTGATTCGGACAAGGTCTCGACATCCGTCAGCATTGGCGTTGGCAGCAAACAGGAAACAACCCAATCGTTAAGTGACCTGATCAATGATGCCGAGATTGCCCTTTTTGAAGCAAAAGACTCCGGGCGAAATCGTGTCGTTTTGCGCTAAAAAACCAGACAGTCTTTCAACAAACAAGCTGCCACAAATCAAAACACGCCACAAAACACCATGTGGCGTGTTTTTTTACATGCTGCCACTGCACCACTTACCTCATCAAAAATGAGCCATCATTTTGCATTTCGTACCATTTCTTTAAGTTGCCACAAATACTAATTGCCAATTTCGGGCTAAATATTATAATTTGATTAAAATAAGATCCATTAACGGGGTCGACTTTTACTCCTTTTTCCCAAACAAGGTGACTTGTGCACGTTCCTTTTTCTTTTAAGATCCTTGTTTTGGTTCTATTTTTTTCCGGATCAGGATTCTCTTCCCTGACGTCAGCTCAAGAACCGTTACGCTTTGCTCCTCTCCCAATGGTTCCTGAACGGCTTCTTAAACATGACTTTGAGTCTTTTGCGGAGTACCTGTCCCAACAAACAAACCGGCCGGTTGAATTGGTTTTGGAGAAAAGTTATCGCAAGTTACTCGACAGTCTTCTTGCCGATAAAATTGATCTTGCGTATCTGGGACCTCTCCCTTTTGTTTTTTTGACCCAGCAGGATCCAAGTTTTGTTCCTATCGTCCGCTTCGTCGATAAATCAGGCCGATCAACATACACCTGTTGTCTGGCCGACTTTCGCGGTGATCACATCAATGTCGATTCAGATCGTCCATTGCTGGTTTCTCTGCCCCAACCCTATTCGACTTGTGGTTATCTGATGAGCGAGAAATTGCTCAACCGACATCATTACAGTTTAAGTAATGGAGGTTACATCTATTCGGGCAACCATTCGGAAAGCGCTCTGGATGTTTTACGCGGTGTAACCCAGATCGCTGGCTTAAAAACCTCAATTGCTGACAAATATCACCATCTCGGGCTGCAGGTCATTGAACAAAGCCCCCCGTTACCAGGTTTTGTGCTGATCGCGAACCCTCGAACGGTACCGCAAGAGCTGATAAAAACAATTCACAGTCGCCTCTTGGCCCTCGATCCACAACACACAACCAAGGATGCTGAAACAACCCATTTATGGGGAGAGGGGATTCGCTACGGTGCCACGGAAGTCGACACCAGTGATTACGATGTCATCCGCGACATGCTTCAACAGATTGCCATTCCGGGAATAGACCCATGAAGACAATCCATGCCATCGTTATTTTTCTCGTCGCGGTAGTATTATCGGCCGTCTTAATCGGTCAACGCTATAAACAGCTTATGAACGACCACCTGATGATGCGTGAGTCGAGCCAAAAAGTCGCCCTGACGACGGTAACCAACACGTTGCGATTGGTGTCACGTTCTTTAGCCGATGAAGTCCTGCAAAAAGAGGACTTGCTTAAACTCGTTCACGATAT contains the following coding sequences:
- a CDS encoding PhnD/SsuA/transferrin family substrate-binding protein, coding for MHVPFSFKILVLVLFFSGSGFSSLTSAQEPLRFAPLPMVPERLLKHDFESFAEYLSQQTNRPVELVLEKSYRKLLDSLLADKIDLAYLGPLPFVFLTQQDPSFVPIVRFVDKSGRSTYTCCLADFRGDHINVDSDRPLLVSLPQPYSTCGYLMSEKLLNRHHYSLSNGGYIYSGNHSESALDVLRGVTQIAGLKTSIADKYHHLGLQVIEQSPPLPGFVLIANPRTVPQELIKTIHSRLLALDPQHTTKDAETTHLWGEGIRYGATEVDTSDYDVIRDMLQQIAIPGIDP
- a CDS encoding Tll0287-like domain-containing protein yields the protein MKTLVILALVVLITIPESAQSEDKLAIAQQYIGTFQKNLMKELKQGLTHGPTHAITICRDRAPQIAAELSNNRVTIGRTTARLRNPLNDGPEWTAPYLTYFNNHPEDRKTLSIPLSDGKQGYVKPIYIQRPCLNCHGKSITPEVAETLQSNYPRDQAVGYDLGDFRGIFWVEIK
- a CDS encoding GGDEF domain-containing protein encodes the protein MAEKFFKFSQDTIWLFLAVGIVLFISIRYDLIATIAILINDHRELRLHEILTALSCAIVFVLIFVFRRLKELGTCRCRLLDTIREINALSTTDRLTGLNNRRYFVKIAARDVGISLHAGGSPLVAIVDIDHLTSLNDAFGQNVGDYVLKQIAELISDNLAETDLAARFRGPTFIILLGDSDTTTAVKRFDALRQKIFDSIFFIDSDKVSTSVSIGVGSKQETTQSLSDLINDAEIALFEAKDSGRNRVVLR